A single Triticum dicoccoides isolate Atlit2015 ecotype Zavitan chromosome 2A, WEW_v2.0, whole genome shotgun sequence DNA region contains:
- the LOC119353918 gene encoding S phase cyclin A-associated protein in the endoplasmic reticulum-like, with protein sequence MENDHGDGDDLGSGWFEVKKKHRSSSKFTLQRSSGSSTHKTPNSSSRSQANYSSGSSRWYDRLQYPHQSTNDNLAVDELDSRETTKVQHEECVDVGASNLKNGFNVSASEHVVKKCEELQLAEETIDPPKTGMIDRTDHSVPHESPNCSSDLAKSVEDSDHVKDPPKTELVGVLPNSSVKFGNFDDVTGLALPSDAFRDNNSSTEYMDDEDTTQFRNELKDESELEDEMNSIRNADTSPITIHAVETPTECNRNPLDICEIQDSPVVVSGSTTLADSVSLSSNNDLEVPVTSSSVAPIESQTLLPNHTTVSVDLGGETAESKERFRQRLWCFLFENLNRAVDELYLLCELECDMEQINESILVLDEAISDFQELKSRAEHFDNTKKSPSLPKEGVPMAVKADHRRPHALSWEVRRMTSSPHRQEILSSSLEAFQRIQFELARKQAGITAESFAPSSSGEVSGISAKLTTASATVGNISLKVESQVKLSDDSEKEVTEERQSKEALKSGRSFPQSNPSFSARSRRGALEPISEIAKHTSKDRVMAENKKSTDIVKRSTTHLEKEKQNTAQWKSMDAWKEKRNWEDILKSPVRSSRASHSPGVGRKVRERGRVLHDKLMSPEKKKRSAFDTKREAEEKHARALRIRSQLESERVQRLQRTTEKLSRVNELQAVRSSKLREVMNARHQRGESRHEAYLAQVAKRAGDESTKVSEVRFITSLNDETKKFLLRQKLHDSEMRRAEKLQVIKTKQKEDTAREEAVLERRKFLEAEKMQRLAEIQRKKEEAIVRREEERKASSAAREAKSAEQQRRKEIRAKAQQEEAELLAQKLAEKLRESEQRRKFYLEQIRERASMDFRDQSSPFQRRFPSKDSLNRSTSANSGEDSQIVGNASTAESMVKTSNATQMKRKIKKIRQRLMALKHEFVEPAIGENTGIAHRAALGAAKGKLSRWLQDLQRHRQARKEGAASIGLIVGDMTKFLEGKDLELHATRQVGLLDFIASALLASHTSRPVACEVTVYLLRLLRVLLSLPANRTYFLVQNLLPPIIPMLSASLENYIKVAASNSGSLNLPLSKTTENMETVGEVLDGFIWTVTVIVGHLYVDDEQLKMQEGLIELIVAYQTIHRLRDLFALYDRPQVEGSPLPSSILFGLNLLTVLTSKPGNFSAIDWESCKCRTPAGNLAHECEYLSSLDIRVGNQLMAPDESGDAKLPSNTCDISKCDDCGFSEVVEENKPTEQHEGSALGDRRSLDETRKGLLDLSAGQNNSGSVLEIQSSNLGDTIDQHFEVSTQRNENSTVDGHLEGRKMNNICTEMNDSPGKGNEINLKQPAVLVLSAMAETGLVSLPSLLTAVLLQANNRSSSDQASAILPSNFEEVATGVLKVLNNVACLDITLLQCMLARSDLKMEFFHLISFLLNHCMNKWGVPNDQVGLLLLESILLLGYFSLFHPGNQAVLRWGKSPTILHKVCDLPFAFFSDPELMPILTTALIAVCYGCDQNRSVVLQEISSDMIGTLLRSCRASVLATSDSVAVDGSGANNSGDSTHILPDIRNSLSDMSIRSSRKGARPVLGKGISGAIKLNRNKNQKDGRGVRAGDDGGPLKQRAGEASSAFMLHRKIPAFFFEKAEEFFCGGA encoded by the exons ATGGAGAATGACCATGGAGATGGGGATGATCTGGGATCAGGGTGGTTTGAAGTGAAAAAG AAACATCGATCCAGCTCGAAATTCACATTGCAGAGGTCTTCAGGAAGTTCCACCCATAAAACTCCAAACTCTTCATCACGGTCTCAGGCCAACTACAGTAGTGGCAGTTCAAGGTGGTATGACAGGCTGCAGTACCCACATCAGAGCACAAATGATAACCTTGCCGTTGATGAATTGGATAGTAGAGAAACAACTAAAGTTCAGCATGAGGAATGTGTTGATGTAGGTGCTAGTAACCTGAAGAATGGATTTAATGTTTCAGCTTCAGAGCATGTAGTAAAAAAATGTGAAGAACTGCAGTTGGCTGAAGAAACAATTGATCCTCCCAAAACTGGCATGATTGATCGCACAGATCATTCAGTGCCTCATGAATCTCCCAACTGTTCAAGTGATCTTGCAAAATCTGTAGAAGATTCTGATCATGTCAAAGACCCTCCAAAGACAGAGCTAGTAGGTGTTTTGCCCAACTCTTCTGTCAAGTTTGGAAATTTTGATGATGTCACAGGTCTAGCATTACCCTCAGATGCCTTCAGAGATAATAATTCTTCTACAGAGTACATGGATGATGAAGATACTACACAATTCAGAAATGAATTAAAAGATGAAAGTGAACTTGAAGATGAGATGAATTCTATAAGAAATGCTGATACATCTCCTATCACAATTCATGCAGTGGAGACACCCACTGAATGTAATAGAAATCCATTGGATATATGTGAAATACAAGATAGTCCTGTAGTTGTTAGTGGTTCAACTACCTTAGCTGACTCTGTCTCCCTGTCCTCAAATAATGATCTTGAAGTTCCAGTTACATCTTCCTCGGTTGCGCCCATAGAAAGCCAAACATTACTTCCTAACCACACAACGGTTTCTGTAGATCTTGGAGGTGAAACTGCTGAGAGCAAAGAAAGATTCAGGCAGAGGCTTTGGTGTTTTCTTTTTGAGAATCTGAATAGGGCTGTGGATGAACTGTACCTCCTCTGTGAATTAGAATGTGACATGGAGCAAATTAATGAATCCATACTCGTTCTTGATGAAGCTATATCTGATTTTCAAGAACTAAAGTCCAGGGCAGAACATTTTGATAACACCAAGAAGTCTCCTAGCTTACCAAAGGAAGGGGTACCAATGGCTGTCAAAGCCGATCATCGAAGACCTCATGCATTGTCTTGGGAG GTCAGACGAATGACAAGTTCACCACACAGGCAAGAGATATTGTCttcatctctagaggccttccagaGAATTCAGTTCGAACTGGCACGCAAGCAGGCTGGTATAACAGCAGAGAGCTTTGCACCTAGCTCTTCTGGGGAAGTTTCAGGTATTTCAGCAAAGCTGACTACAGCATCAGCAACAGTTGGGAATATCAGTTTGAAAGTGGAGAGTCAGGTGAAACTTTCTGATGATAGTGAGAAAGAAGTTACTGAAGAGAGACAAAGTAAGGAGGCATTGAAGTCAGGTAGATCATTCCCACAAAGTAATCCTTCATTTTCTGCAAGGAGTAGAAGAGGGGCACTAGAACCAATATCTGAGATAGCTAAACACACTTCTAAGGATAGGGTAATGGCAGAGAACAAAAAGTCAACAGATATTGTGAAAAGGAGTACGACCCATCTTGAAAAGGAGAAGCAAAATACAGCACAGTGGAAATCGATGGATGCCTGGAAGGAAAAAAGAAACTGGGAAGATATACTGAAATCTCCTGTTCGGAGTTCCCGTGCCTCTCATTCTCCTGGTGTTGGCAGAAAAGTAAGAGAACGTGGACGTGTTCTACATGACAAGTTAATGTCTcccgaaaagaagaaaagaagtgcTTTTGATACGAAAAGAGAAGCAGAAGAAAAGCATGCACGAGCTTTGCGGATCAGGAGTCAACTGGAAAGTGAGAGAGTTCAGAGACTACAACGTACCACTGAAAAGTTAAGTCGTGTAAATGAATTGCAGGCTGTGCGCAGCTCAAAACTGCGAGAAGTAATGAATGCACGTCATCAACGTGGTGAATCTCGTCATGAAGCATATCTAGCCCAGGTTGCGAAAAGAGCTGGTGATGAGAGCACTAAGGTCAGTGAGGTTCGCTTTATTACATCACTGAACGATGAAACTAAGAAATTCTTGCTGAGGCAGAAACTTCATGATTCTGAAATGCGGAGAGCTGAAAAGCTACAGGTGATCAAAACAAAGCAGAAGGAGGACACTGCAAGGGAAGAGGCTGTGTTGGAACGAAGAAAGTTCCTTGAAGCTGAGAAAATGCAGCGCCTTGCTGAAATACAGCGTAAGAAAGAAGAAGCTAtagtcagaagagaagaggagcGCAAAGCATCTAGTGCTGCACGAGAAGCGAAGAGCGCAGAGCAACAACGAAGAAAAGAGATAAGAGCTAAAGCGCAACAAGAGGAAGCTGAACTTTTAGCACAAAAACTAGCTGAAAAGCTCCGTGAAAGTGAGCAGCGCCGGAAATTTTACCTTGAACAAATACGTGAGAGAGCTTCAATGGATTTTAGGGATCAGTCTTCACCTTTTCAGCGTCGCTTCCCAAGTAAAGATAGCCTAAACCGTTCTACGTCAGCTAATAGTGGCGAAGATTCACAGATAGTAGGCAATGCCAGCACTGCAGAGTCTATGGTTAAAACATCCAATGCCACACAAATGAAACGAAAGATTAAGAAGATTCGTCAGAGATTAATGGCTCTCAAGCATGAATTTGTTGAACCAGCCATAGGTGAAAACACAGGAATTGCACACAGGGCTGCTCTAGGAGCTGCCAAAGGTAAGTTAAGTAGATGGCTTCAGGACTTGCAAAGACACCGTCAAGCTAGAAAAGAAGGTGCTGCGAGCATTGGTTTGATTGTTGGTGACATGACGAAG TTCTTAGAAGGAAAGGATCTCGAACTGCATGCTACTAGACAAGTTGGTTTGCTTGATTTCATTGCGTCTGCTTTACTTGCCTCACACACTTCAAGACCAGTAGCTTGTGAAGTCACTGTTTACCTTTTGCGCCTGCTTAGAGTGTTACTCTCACTTCCAGCTAATCGGACTTATTTTCTAGTACAAAATCTTTTACCTCCGATTATTCCCATGCTATCTGCATCACTAGAGAATTACATTAAGGTGGCAGCATCAAACTCTGGAAGTTTGAATCTTCCGTTAAGTAAAACTACAGAGAACATGGAGACAGTTGGTGAAGTTTTAGATGGTTTTATATGGACTGTAACCGTCATTGTTGGTCACTTATATGTTGACGACGAACAACTCAAAATGCAGGAGGGTCTGATAGAACTGATTGTAGCTTATCAAACAATTCACCGTCTGCGAGATCTTTTTGCCCTTTATGATAGGCCCCAGGTGGAAGGGTCCCCACTCCCATCATCCATACTATTTGGTCTCAATCTTCTGACTGTCTTGACATCCAAACCAGGGAACTTTTCTGCCATTGATTGGGAGTCCTGCAAATGCAGAACTCCAGCTGGTAATCTAGCTCACGAATGTGAGTATCTTAGTTCACTAGACATACGAGTTGGCAACCAGCTGATGGCACCGGACGAGTCTGGAGATGCCAAATTACCATCTAACACTTGTGATATTTCGAAATGTGATGACTGTGGGTTTAGTGAAGTGGTTGAAGAAAACAAGCCCACCGAACAACATGAAGGTTCCGCTCTAGGAGATAGAAGATCACTGGATGAAACTAGAAAAGGCTTGTTAGACCTCTCTGCTGGCCAGAATAACTCAGGGTCTGTGTTAGAAATACAATCGTCAAATCTGGGAGATACAATAGATCAACATTTTGAAGTTTCCACTCAGAGAAATGAAAATAGTACCGTGGACGGTCACCTTGAAGGAAGAAAGATGAATAACATATGTACAGAAATGAATGACAGTCCTGGAAAAGGCAATGAAATAAACCTGAAACAACCTGCAGTGCTTGTACTTTCTGCCATGGCTGAGACAGGCCTGGTTAGTCTGCCTTCACTGTTGACAGCTGTGTTGCTGCAGGCAAACAACAGGTCGTCATCCGACCAG GCTTCAGCGATTCTTCCATCAAATTTTGAAGAAGTAGCCACTGGTGTATTGAAAGTTTTGAACAATGTGGCATGTTTGGATATCACTCTTCTGCAGTGTATGCTG GCTAGATCAGATCTGAAGATGGAATTCTTTCATTTGATCAGTTTTCTGCTGAATCATTGCATGAATAAATGGGGAGTACCAAATGATCAG GTCGGTTTACTGCTTCTAGAATCGATACTGCTTCTTGGCTACTTCTCTTTGTTCCATCCCGGGAATCAAGCAGTTCTTCGATGGGGTAAGAGCCCCACAATACTTCATAAG GTGTGCGACCTGCCTTTTGCTTTCTTCAGCGACCCAGAGCTGATGCCCATCTTGACTACTGCTCTCATTGCCGTCTGCTACGGCTGTGATCAGAATAGAAGTGTGGTACTTCAAGAAATAAGCTCAGATATGATCGGTACTTTGCTTAGGTCCTGCAGAGCGTCAGTGCTGGCCACTTCAGATTCCGTCGCCGTGGATGGTTCTGGAGCCAATAATTCCGGTGACAGCACTCATATCTTGCCGGACATCAGAAACTCACTATCTGACATGTCGATACGGTCAAGCCGCAAAGGTGCGCGGCCAGTGTTAGGAAAAGGCATTTCAGGGGCCATCAAGTTAAACAGAAACAAGAATCAAAAGGATGGTAGAGGAGTACGAGCTGGTGATGATGGGGGGCCCTTGAAGCAAAGGGCCGGAGAAGCTTCATCTGCTTTTATGTTGCATAGGAAAATCCCGGCTTTCTTCTTTGAGAAAGCAGAAGAGTTCTTCTGCGGCGGTGCATAG